The following are encoded together in the Triticum dicoccoides isolate Atlit2015 ecotype Zavitan chromosome 6B, WEW_v2.0, whole genome shotgun sequence genome:
- the LOC119321207 gene encoding protein NYNRIN-like, with the protein MLNPIIRPWPFRGWGLDFIGEIHPLYSKRHRFVLVVTDYFTKWTEAVPLKNMTHKEVISFVLEHIIHRFGIPQTLTTGQGASFMSHQFREFAESLGIKLLNSSPYYAQANGQAESSNKTLINLIKKKIEEHLKRWHEVLSEALWAHRISKHGATQVAPYDLVYGQEAVLPVEVNLQALRVARQNDLSVVDYNYLMMDKIDDISEEILRALQEIEKEKLRVAKAYNKRVREKSFQIGDLVWKTILPIGTKDRKFGKCSPSWEGRYKIIEIVPRNSYFVQSLQGEKLSKALNGKYLKNYYPSMWQEA; encoded by the coding sequence ATGTTGAATCCTATAATTAGGCCGTGGCCATTTAGAGGATGGGGCTTAGATTTTATTGGTGAAATACATCCTTTGTATTCTAAAAGACACCGCTTCGTCCTAGTTGTCACCGATTATTTTACTAAATGGACTGAAGCAGTTCCTTTGAAAAATATGACTCACAAAGAGGTTATTAGTTTTGTTTTAGAgcatattattcatagattcggtattcctcaaactttAACTACTGGTCAAGGTGCTTCTTTTATGTCTCATCAATTTCGTGAATTTGCCGAATCTTTAGGAATTAAATTGTTAAATTCGTCGCCTTACTATGCTCAAGCTAACGGACAGGCCGAATCTAGCAATAAAACTTTAATTAATCTTATCAAGAAGAAAATTGAGGAGCATCTGAAAAGATGGCATGAGGTACTTTCAGAAGCTTTATGGGCTCATCGGATATCTAAGCATGGAGCGACTCAAGTGGCACCGTATGATCTGGTATATGGTCAGGAGGCGGTGTTACCTGTAGAGGTTAATTTACAAGCTCTTAGAGTGGCCAGACAAAATGATTTGTCGGTTGTAGATTATAATTATTTGATGATGGATAAGATAGATGACATTTCAGAAGAGATATTAAGAGCTTTGCAAGAAATTGAGAAGGAGAAATTAAGAGTAGCCAAGGCTTATAATAAAAGGGTGAGAGAGAAATCGTTTCAAATAGGGGATTTAGTGTGGAAAACGATTTTACCTATTGGAACTAAAGATAGAAAGTTCGGCAAATGTTCGCCAAGTTGGGAAGGCCGGTATAAAATTATAGAGATTGTTCCTAGAAATTCATATTTTGTACAATCTTTACAGGGAGAGAAGTTGTCCAAAGCTCTTaatggaaaatatttgaagaaTTATTATCCTAGCATGTGGCAGGAGGCCTGA